The genomic segment TCCCCTGGCCGCGGTtttgtcatgcatgttggctTCTTCTTCCACTGCGCTTTTTCAATCTTTTTTAAAGGGACCTAAGTTCCCTGGGTGAAGCTTATAGCGATTAAGGTTGTTAGACGCGTGCCATCATATTATCTAAGTTTAAGAATCATAACAGCAGTAaacacaaaaatctaaaatatacttttttacacttttttctaaagcaagctaaaagtaacagctgataactgacagaagaaagaatgcaattacagagtcacaagctgtgaaaaaatttgtcaatgccgactatatgaaaaatccgcattactttttgggcaacccaatatttaaaaaatatttattttgaagctCATATTTTTgtaaggcgaattcaaaaatgagtTGACATATTAAGTTCTATCAGCTGGGTTGATGTGGAcacctgataaatacgccttggattGGTCGCagcaaatttgccaaaaattttaaaagtcaaaaattttgacatatcaagttcccaaaatAAGTTATGTTGTATCAATTCGTCGATGCGGCCAcgttataaatacgccttggggGTGAGTTGAGTTGCAAACATTTGTTCTTATAGGGATGTTTCAACAATTTGTCAAATAAAAACAATGTCAAAAAAGAGCTAGTTATAACATCTCAATGAAAAATAGTGAAATTGAATAATATTGTGGGaacattttataattttaaggGATTATTGCAGCTCTCGTTAATTTGCAAACCGATTGAGATGAGTGGGAAAGAACCAGAAGGAAAGCCAACAACAACATCCCAAGGAGATGGTTCTGGTATTCGACAAATAAGGACTACGAGTGTATTTCGGGTGCTTAATTTTGAATTGTATACGAAACCAGTGAGTAGATTTTTTGTACGTTTAAAGTTTTAAAACCTTAATTGTTTTGTCCATtgttatagaataaaattataatgGGTCTGGGTTTAGCAGCAATCACAGGAGTTTTCGGCTACATCACGTACATGAGAATGAAATATGAAAGTTTGGGATACTATGCTGCAGTACAAGAAGACGGCCGAGAAGTCTTCacaaagaaaaaatcaaaatgggATTAggacaaaaaatttcgaatgaaTAGGCGCCAAacctttgaaattatttttcctttttgttaataaaataacgATTATTAAATATGTTTAATAAAAGAAGTGCGGAACCTTCTAAATTTATTACATAGAATAACTGAAAAGCATAATTTCAAGAGCTGCTGCGATAACTTTAAAAGTACAGTTCACTTGTGATGACCACTTATAGGAAAACACCTCAGAAAGTAAAAGAATGTTTGAGATACTCTTACTCCGTAAAAACTTTCTCAATAATTTCCGAGATTGACGCTTCAATTggtgcattggaagacaatattaaAGCATTTGTTCGTgaaataccggccgaaatattggaaagggtatgcaaaaattggactaagcgggccatttgaggcgcaatcacggtcaacatttgcatgaaataatcttcaaacataaataaatatgaaccgtactatcgttttaaataaagattttacgcatttttctgaatttgatgtgtttttttaactttcctgtagctttgaaaaaaatcaccctttataattgcATCTATTTGTATAAAATTAGATCTATTTGGATACAATCTGATACAAATCTATCTCAAATTTGTCCCAGATATAGGCAGATCCAATCTATCTATTTGTTCTATCTTTGTttatttgtgggtttgtaaatttgtttgttccgtatagactcaaaaacggctgaaccgatttctttgaaattttcacagattgtggggagtggaaggagccgaatttataatttattgatatcggaaggggtctGATGATTTTTGATTCGAATGTTTATCAAACCggcagatgaaattttgcatcatctACTACTAAACCGCCAAGAGGTTTGCCCTCACGGTTCGAAAGAATGCACCCGTTGGGACCGTTTATCAAAATGTGTTACATAGTCTTATTCAAGCTATGTCATTGCGCTTGTTGTAGCTGTGCGTGTTATGTTTCATCCATTTGTATGCTGGTTTCTGTTAAATATCTCATcctggaactctgcgactaagttgGTGTTCGTCCAGAAGGTATCTGGTCCTTAGTCCAGTAGGTTATAATCGGAACATACATCCTGCTCGTCGGCGTCAATCCTGGCTCTGTAAGAGTTGAAgcgactgcatctgccggatcgcaATTGAGtcggaactactctggtttgccggggaggtcaatttcttcaggtgcaatgggaggcggtcgctctccaaggactacattcacactgtagctatttaccgtgtctgcatgataTGTCGCTTCTCTCTTATAGCGCTAAACGTCACGctctagatctaccttaaggcttctgggcgatggatacctatccacaagatgatgatttagatggtctctgcaataacagcccaaaaggtattgtttAGGCAGCATgtggttatgtcttcgcacgggtaggatcattgtctcctgatggaggtggtccatatgataactgaggagacagcccgtaacagttcgaagggcggcattctgacagatctgaaaattattccactgcgtgtcacagacaccacactggcgctgtataacttaccacaggccaattgctttgtacgtggtcaaaaaGGTTTCTTTTTCAGCACCCCaaatgctgccggcaagtgacttgaggacctacGCACAGCATGAGTGTATGTAGTGAAAAATgttgctgaagatttggtggcagatatcttcaaatttcttgcagcgaaataagaggcaagttcattgaggtagatgtttaacctatcgcagatgtcatcaataggTGGGCCCGATGAcacgatcgtacaatcgtccgcacatAATATGATCTCTATGTCGTCTGGAGGGGCGAAAtgaaggataggtagaggtcaAACAGTGCCCgaaatatcaccccgccttgggaaactccctgtttctctctgcggtgcttcgacttcttatcccttaaTTCCCCAAATGGTAGGCGACCACACAGATTCACGACCCAGTGTTTCAGTCCAGGCTAGAGAGACGTATTGGCGAACtcatcaaatagtttggcatggctgaccctGTCGAATGCCATCTAGTGCCACGGTGACCgttcacatggcctgggctgatggCATGAAAAGCAGTTTTTGtgctatgcagccttcgaaatctATGCGGATACTCGCCGAAGAGAAATTCTTCAAGGAAGCTCTGGAGGAGTattccctcaagcgtcttggcttcAGCAGTGGGATCACTCTGCCatattccagacatcgggaacaaaagggtgattttttagctattatcgttttgacaacactggttaatgggtcgattatggatggcaaccTTAGTTCAATTGCGTTGTCAGGCTGTATGTCCAATGGTAGCAAAGTTGTGGGGatagtaaaaatatgacgttaggtatggtgaataatttttgaataACCAAAGGGcgagatcggacctcaatgttccagcttgtgtggtgcataAAACTATTCCATGTCGGATATTACCATGTTCATCTTTTAAAGCAATTTCATTACTTGATGTTCGCCCTAGAGCCTATAACTGACTTCATTCATAGCGAAAatacctattaaattattgcgaaatccagCTGGCTCTATTTTTTGCCAGAACACAAACACAAAAGTactgaagcagagttgattcggcccatttcgcGAGCAttaaattacatttgcaattaaaattgtgtgaaatttattatgatgcagcgacatgtcgctactactttgctcatagaactcagtaccatttTTTTTAAGTGCGTTTTGACtgttgttcgtgtgaaaagtcgaagtcagtactaggcttaaggttatatttagaaattgccaGAATAGACTGGATAGACTGTTTCGGTAATACATATTCATAGCATAGATTATTTACTTTCGTTCCACCGAATTGTTTTGCTTTCCCGTAGCCAAATTATTTTCTCACATTTCTGCGTAAATCTTTAGTAACTATTACAGAACCAATAGTACATTATAGAAAATTCTGATCTGATAGTCCTATTTCAATTGTGTCTATTATTTTTCATTGCGGAAAAAGCTAAAAACGTTGTCTATTGATGTTCCAATTATGGGTCTAGTAGCAAAACAATGGCAATTTTCCAAATCAAATCATTCTATTATTGCATTCAGATCAACGATATTTGCTTAAAGAAAGTCCATATTTGAATCACccatagattaggttaggttttggtggcagtttgccatcagactcacttagacgttgttgttgttgttataccacaggaatagaagaaggaagatgtcttctagttcctaccgttgaaccatcccgaTCGCTTTAaatagcccaataacttgcgaatgttcacattcgctaaatcagacagattttcaaagaaatgagaacctaaagtggaactccttctaactgctagtacgggacacacacacagaaggtgttctacagtctcagtacagcagtagacctcttcaagtctagattaggccacatagttttggaatgctcacagccccctctttgtgaccatctatcattcgttgtccttcaggcctggccctgaaaacttagcttacatgtcgctagaggcatacccacagattccagtatccctggaatgtgtaggatagttcctagtctcgcaagctcgtccgctttacaatttcctgggatatctctgtgacccggaacccagaacaagtgaattttgaactgttaatccttcttgttgagagatctgcgacagtcgagtgcgatttttgtgtttagaaatatgttctccagggatttaatggctgcctggctgtctgagaggatatttatgccaatcgtcgtaatgacattatatcatgGCCATTCCACCACATCCTTATGTgaaaggatctctgcttgatacacactgcagtggtcgagtaacttcttcgatatgaccagttctagatgttTAGAGTACCCCTCAAAGCCACCTGGTCGataagtttggaaccatccgcatagaagtcaatgtaatttctgttaccagggatgtcgtagttccaatctgttctatcaggaatagtggtacagtacttttctaaaagcggctcaggtagggtgtaatccacactgcctggaacatcgggtgttgtatcaaggataacacagtgtccgtagccgccacatgaccaatgagaaagctgccTTAACCTCCCGGCAGTGGtcgcaatttgggtagccacaatgtctacaGGCATAAGttcaagcattaaattcagtgcatcagatggtgtcgtcctcagtgcggctgtgatgcacaaacaagccatcctttggatccggttaggtATTAAGTAGTAGGTGGGCTTTTAAAGggacgtccaccagaccataacaccatatagcataataggtctgacaactgcagtatacacccaatgcatgacacgcggtctaaacccccaactttttccaatgactctcttgcaggtgtatagggcaagagttgcttttcttgccctttccaaaatgttgtatttgaagttcaattcctgtccagcaaaacacccaggtattttgcgctttctgtaaatggaacattctctccatccAAGCAAACAGGTTCCAggtgtaggcaacttgtatctcctccTGAAAAGAACTAtctctgtcttgcacggatttatacctagaccactttgctgttgcatgtagagcttactgaagtatatctcttagagcgctgggaaactttcccctaccCGCAATttccatgtcatcagcatacgcgaccacttttacgcctttttcttcctccaaagtagaggagacagtacacctccttgaggtgttcctctgttgacccatctttttagatccacagctcccaagcctgccgtaatgcatctttaatAATTTTCTTAGTGTAGCgttgatgtctagaaactccaactcccttatgattgacgtcggttttacattattgaaagcaccttcaatgtcaagaaatgctagcattgtatattccttgacagcgagagaaccctctatgtaccCGACGATGTCGTGAAGGGATGTTTCAGTGGAATTGCAGTTACTATAtgaatgctgctgccgcgacaggcgatctccaagcATCTTTTAATGCATTATTTATTTAACTTGCGCTCTAGGAAGATATGAAAGTGAATAGGATATTATAAAAAAGCAATACAATATgataaaaatatgtttggtaTTTTTACGGTGGTTGGGGAATGGGAGGTGGAGTTGATGATCGTTCGCCCCGCAGACGATGCGGGTGAAAACAAGCTATGAGCAAAGGGCGGTTCGACGTTGAAGTCTCTGTTGCGATAGCCGATGACCCTGCAATACTAACTCTCTGATGCTTGGGTCCCCGAGAgccaaatttggaaaattgtgCGATTGAGTTGCGTGGTTTTAACAAATTGCTCATCCCCACAATCAGCCAAAATTGGTCTAATATATTCAATATCCCCTTTTATTACGCCACACATAAATGAGATAAAATGTATCATACCGTAGTCAAGTATAAAACAATCGTTTtacttaagttttttttattggcaTACTTCCGATTCGAAGTTGTTGTTTCCATTACAATGTTAACACAGCCGCCAGGACTACTCAAAAATAGTCCCAAATTCCATTACCAGCAAAACACAAGACACCACAACGACTTCAAACACAAACTCTTTATCCACAACTTACCcaacaaacaaaatcagcatttcaaggttttaattaattaattaaatttgatttttttattcttaatttaCTTTTACAAACTAACTTTATGCGAGTATTccgtgtttttttatttgcagaGCAAACCCAAGGACGCCCACTCTGCAAACGTACCTATGTAACATCAATgtcataattaccaggtaatgtaccgtaaacagctgagtacaattttttctcgcgaagtacactatttgtcaacgagttttggttgtgtgtgtctAAGTGATAAGCTCGTCTTCATCCCCGTGCTAATAACTGTCGCAAGAAGAAGTATGGACACACCAACAATTTGCGCCCTTAGAAGTAGATGAAGTACATTGTAAGTTGAAGACTATTATAATtcatgaaataaaaaatgataCAAACATATTTGGttaaattaacaaaacaaaatctttGCTCATGTACTTGAAGGGTTACCTTACAATTTTGAAATCTTAAAATGCGTTTTCtgcaaaatcaattttttgagTTATGTACCCTTTAAAGACTTCAGCGTTATTTATGTATCTTTAGAAACAAACTCACCTTATTAGAGCAAATGAATATAATAGTTTTGTTGCGTTCAAGCTAACTTTCCCTGATTGATCACTTAAGGTTGATATGAAAGcagacttttttttgtttttgtcaaccATTTGTCGCAGTTAGTTTTATCGAGTTTTCCATGTACAATAGAAGCGGATTTAATAAAGTGGTCTTATGCgagcagctgttaacagccggccaggtttgacagtattagaatgtcagatttttgtttcgattctctttgttgttttcttctttctcgcatattttcTGCTCATGTATGCACACGAATACACACAAGctcacaaaaatttctttacctgtgttagcaaaacgtcgatcagtttGAAGCCAAGATGGAGGATTGCAccgtatgatttgtggttgttgtacaaatgagatcacctttaattgtttcgccatggtttGCAACTGACAATTTCGCACACTCAGCTTAACGGCTGATATTCTCTTCTAAtttcggaatagccgctgaaaattttaattgtttcgcgagcgaaatcTGACTGCAATCAAacgtttttgtttccatactgttttgttttctctattttatatactttttcgcaaataaataaagtaaaacgaaccactgaaaccaataaaacaaacagaaatgatGCCAGCAATAGTTtgaagtgttgccactataatatATTTTTGCTATTATCCTCACTTTAAGCAGAGAACTACTTTCCCCCTTCTTTTAGCCAATGTTTCGCCGAcgctttttttatatggagtttgacagcattccgcctgaaaagctgaacagaatactcagcttaagctGGGTATGTGCCTCTTGCGAAAAtttcggttgcagccaagacatttatgtcgccactgaaaaatagttgtgtagaatacaagacattggaggccaccgtagcgcagaggttagcatgtccgcatatgatgctgaacgcataggttcgaatcctggcgagaccatcagaaaaaattttcagtggtggttttcccctcctaatgctggcaacatttgtgaggtactatgccatgtaaaacttttctccaaagagatgtcgcactgcggcacgccgttcggactcggctataaaagggaggcccctcatcattgagcttaaacttgaatcggactgcactcattgatatgtgagaagtttgcccctgttccttagtggaatgttcatgggcaaaatttgcattttagaaTTCAAGACatacatcgatttataattttggccgaATTTACCTGCGTGAATTTAACGACGTCGCTAACTTTCAATAACAAAATAACATCGACTTCTAGTTTtgagcaaattttaaaattttttggtaaataaagtaaatgtgtcctgtaattaatcgtttttatttgcaaataactttatttcatgttgcatggagctattaaaacatacatttctatttgtttttgccaaaaatgactATTATGTTACgctgttacgcaaagaaaatttcatttgagctgcgtacctgcaaacgaaattttcggtaacggtaccggtaacgaaaatttcgtttaggatatgtcagtgcatttcttatggtaacgaaaatttcgccagagatGCATACTGCTCTTAAGGCTGGAGCTACGTTCTTTTTTACGTTCTAATTTCCaaaaatcgttctttcggtaGTTTGACAAAgttgatttttttgggtttctatGGCCAAAatattgccatttacatataaaaaaaataatatggcatcaaataatttatcagctgcttacgagCATGTGTGCACACAAATGTGGGTGTATGGGCCGTACTGAAATTCATGTATGTTTTTGTaattcaaccaaaacccacaccttcgtaattaatatataatgaaacacaaaacaatttaaaaagagacaaatgcagaatttatttgtcaaaataattagattttgtagtgTTTTCACTGTTATAAGTTATATAAGCACTACTTTTCAAAAGACTTTGTCAGCATCGgccacttttatccaaatattgttgttgtaattgcaaacCAAAAGGACAACACATTCTTCCACAATTCTCATTATTTCGTACAGATTGATTGAGTTGCGTGTTgtgaaagaaacatttatttttctttcgagtatatttacttatactaaaaaaatactttcttatgtatgcatccacaaacactatattttttttccaaccaGTGTACATGCGATCTTgcagtaacccgccccggaaaacatagaactactatgaaaaacaaaagaatagtaaaaacggaccccccccaacgttgacgacctacgcaaacgaaaaaaggaccatgatttgcggatctgcagctggaatgtccgcactctttatagagaaggtgcatcatacgcgctggcggatgtattagagaaatacaaggcagatataaccgccttacaggaagtgcgatggactgggaatggcttcactacaacaccaaacagtgacgaactatactatagctgccataacacgaggtatgaacttggctgcggatttgtggttagtcggagactgaaacacctagtctccagctttactccggtggatgagaggctagccacgatccgcataaaagccaaattcttcaacatcagccttatttgtgcccatgccccgacggaagacaaagacgagcagaccaaggatattttctacgagcgcctagagagagaatatgaccgctgccccgcccataatattaaaatcgttctgagagattttaatgcgaaaatagggaaggaagacatttttggtccaacagtcggatagtttagcctccacgagataacgtccagtaatgggttgaggttgatagatttcgccgcgacaaaaaaatggtagttagtagcaccagatttcaacataaaaacatccacaaagccacatggctgtcacccgatcaaaacacgagaaaccaaattgatcacgttgtgatagatagaaggcattcatccagcgtgttagatgtacgatcgatccgtggagcgaatatattgtagattcggattattaccttgttgcagcaaaggttcggacccatttgaacatggcgaggaaagtacgatctgacactgcacggaagcccgacattgaaaagctgcagacacaacaaatggcagcggcatactccactcgactgacccaactgcttgatgaaagcactccttgttccgatgatataatggcgcagtggcaaactattgcccactccatggaaaatgccgcgaaatccgtacttgggaaccggaagcctcctccaaaaaacccatggtacgaccaagagtgtcgagatgctgctgaagccaagaatgcggcatatagagcaaccctgcaattagtagcaacgcgcaagatgaaggagaggtatcgggagaaaaggagagaggagaaacgtctattccgcagaaagaaaaagcaaatggaaagacgtgagtgcgagcgaattgagatgtacaggagtcagaatgaagtccggaaattctaccaaagaattaaacaccaaaccgatggctttggtgcaggcacatcctcctgcagagacaacgaaggaaatctggtaactgacacagacaacatgctgaggatatggaaagaacattttacccaactgctagtgtccgatgttggcggcgaagaggataccgcagaaccaatccctgatgatggtatagaatgtttacctcctagtcagaatgaggtccaagtagcagtaacccgactaaagaacaacaaggcagcaggagccgacgggttacccgctgaactatttaagaccggaagcgacacgctgataaggc from the Stomoxys calcitrans chromosome 1, idStoCalc2.1, whole genome shotgun sequence genome contains:
- the LOC106089901 gene encoding small integral membrane protein 8 isoform X1, which codes for MRPRYKYALGGLLQLSLICKPIEMSGKEPEGKPTTTSQGDGSGIRQIRTTSVFRVLNFELYTKPNKIIMGLGLAAITGVFGYITYMRMKYESLGYYAAVQEDGREVFTKKKSKWD
- the LOC106089901 gene encoding small integral membrane protein 8 isoform X2 → MRPRYKYALGLSLICKPIEMSGKEPEGKPTTTSQGDGSGIRQIRTTSVFRVLNFELYTKPNKIIMGLGLAAITGVFGYITYMRMKYESLGYYAAVQEDGREVFTKKKSKWD